The Thioalkalivibrio thiocyanodenitrificans ARhD 1 genome window below encodes:
- a CDS encoding multifunctional CCA addition/repair protein — translation METYLVGGAVRDELLGLPVNERDHVVVGATPEQMLEQGYRQVGRDFPVFLHPETHEEHALARTERKSAPGYHGFIVHASPEVTLEQDLLRRDLTINAMARAADGALIDPFNGRADLDARVLRHVSPAFAEDPVRVLRVARFAARFAPLGFRVADETLALMTDMVRAGEVDALVPERVWQETGRALGEAVPARFFEVLRECGALAVLFPEIERLFGVPQPARYHPEIDTGVHTLMVLAQSAQLSDDPTVRFAALTHDLGKGTTPEEILPSHRGHEARSVDLVHALCDRYRIPNAYRDLAVIVARWHGHAHRAFELRPATVLQTLEGLDAFRRPERLEPFLLACEADYRGRTGFEDLHYAQADYLRAAFARCQALSARDLAAEGLEGKAIGEALHARRVQALSELKAEWADHEPAH, via the coding sequence ATGGAAACCTACCTGGTCGGCGGTGCCGTACGTGACGAGCTCCTGGGGCTGCCCGTGAACGAGCGGGATCACGTGGTGGTGGGCGCCACGCCGGAGCAGATGCTGGAACAGGGATACCGCCAGGTGGGACGCGACTTCCCGGTATTTCTTCACCCGGAAACCCACGAGGAGCATGCCCTGGCACGCACGGAGCGCAAATCCGCGCCCGGATACCACGGCTTCATCGTGCATGCCTCGCCCGAGGTCACCCTGGAGCAGGACCTGCTGCGCCGGGATCTCACCATCAACGCCATGGCACGCGCGGCCGACGGCGCGCTCATCGACCCCTTCAACGGCCGGGCGGACCTGGACGCCCGCGTGCTGCGCCACGTCTCCCCGGCCTTCGCCGAGGACCCGGTGCGCGTACTGCGCGTGGCCCGCTTCGCTGCCCGGTTCGCCCCGCTGGGTTTCCGGGTGGCGGACGAGACCCTGGCGCTCATGACGGACATGGTGCGGGCGGGCGAGGTGGATGCCCTGGTGCCGGAACGCGTCTGGCAGGAGACCGGACGCGCGCTTGGTGAGGCGGTCCCGGCACGTTTCTTCGAGGTGCTGCGGGAATGCGGTGCCCTGGCCGTGCTGTTTCCGGAGATCGAGCGCCTGTTCGGGGTGCCGCAGCCGGCCAGGTATCACCCGGAGATCGACACCGGTGTGCACACCCTGATGGTGCTGGCCCAGAGCGCGCAGTTGAGCGACGACCCGACGGTACGTTTCGCCGCACTGACCCATGACCTGGGCAAGGGCACCACGCCCGAGGAGATCCTGCCCAGCCACCGGGGCCACGAGGCGCGCAGCGTGGATCTGGTGCACGCACTGTGCGACCGCTACCGCATACCCAATGCCTACCGGGATCTGGCCGTGATCGTGGCGCGCTGGCACGGCCATGCCCACAGGGCTTTCGAGCTTCGCCCCGCCACCGTGCTCCAGACCCTGGAAGGGCTTGACGCATTCCGGCGCCCGGAGCGCCTTGAGCCTTTTCTGCTGGCCTGCGAGGCCGACTACCGCGGGCGTACCGGGTTCGAGGACCTGCACTACGCCCAGGCCGACTACCTGCGCGCGGCGTTCGCGCGCTGCCAGGCGCTCTCCGCCCGGGACCTCGCGGCGGAAGGACTCGAGGGCAAGGCCATCGGAGAGGCCCTGCATGCCCGGCGGGTGCAGGCGCTCAGTGAATTGAAGGCCGAATGGGCGGATCACGAGCCCGCGCACTGA
- a CDS encoding complex I NDUFA9 subunit family protein: MKIDTICVLGGTGFVGSHLVARLIADGRRIKVITRHLQRHRDLLVLPGVQLVEGDVHDPATLKRHFRGCEAVINLVGILNERGHNGSGFRRAHVDLARHVVEACRATGVARLLHMSALNADSGTGTSLYLRTKGEAENMVRTHAPDTRVTVFRPSVIFGPGDGFLNRFAGLLRISPVLPLACPGARFAPVYVGDVVDRFVDSLEDRATFGQRYDLCGPRVYTLMELVRYTARTIGVRRIIIGLPDWASALQATIFEYLPGKPFSLDNYRSLQRDSVCPGGGTCPTALETIAPQYLGRRGREARIQRLRTLAGRTEPDGQGFSG; this comes from the coding sequence ATGAAGATCGACACCATTTGCGTGCTGGGGGGCACGGGCTTCGTGGGCAGTCACCTCGTGGCACGGCTGATCGCCGATGGCCGGCGCATCAAGGTCATTACCCGTCACCTCCAGCGCCACCGTGATCTACTGGTGCTGCCCGGCGTGCAGCTTGTCGAGGGGGATGTGCACGACCCCGCCACGCTGAAGCGGCATTTCCGCGGCTGCGAGGCCGTCATCAACCTGGTGGGCATCCTCAACGAGCGGGGCCACAACGGCAGCGGCTTCCGGCGCGCCCATGTGGATCTGGCCCGGCACGTGGTGGAGGCCTGCCGCGCCACCGGGGTCGCACGCCTGCTGCACATGAGCGCACTGAACGCGGATTCCGGCACCGGCACGAGTCTGTACCTGCGCACCAAGGGTGAGGCGGAGAACATGGTGCGCACCCACGCGCCGGACACCCGTGTGACGGTGTTCCGCCCCTCCGTGATCTTCGGCCCGGGTGACGGCTTCCTCAACCGCTTTGCCGGCCTGCTGCGAATCTCGCCGGTGCTGCCGCTGGCCTGCCCCGGGGCCCGTTTCGCCCCGGTCTATGTGGGCGACGTGGTGGATCGGTTCGTGGACAGTCTGGAGGACCGCGCCACCTTCGGCCAGCGCTACGACCTGTGCGGCCCGCGGGTGTACACGCTCATGGAACTGGTGCGCTACACCGCCCGCACCATCGGCGTGCGGCGTATCATTATCGGCCTGCCCGACTGGGCATCGGCGCTCCAGGCCACCATCTTCGAGTACTTGCCGGGCAAGCCCTTCTCCCTGGACAACTACCGTTCCCTGCAGCGCGACAGCGTCTGCCCCGGCGGCGGCACCTGCCCCACCGCGCTCGAGACCATCGCCCCGCAGTACCTGGGCCGACGGGGCCGGGAGGCCCGCATTCAGCGCCTGCGCACCCTTGCGGGGCGGACTGAACCGGATGGACAGGGCTTTTCAGGATAG
- a CDS encoding NAD-dependent succinate-semialdehyde dehydrogenase, which produces MDSVNPANGSVLGRFDTWDAPRVSKALDLAGRAAPEWARMDIADRGTLLRRAGEVLRQRQAHFSQIITQEMGKLAAEAYAEIDKCARVCDYYAEEAPRFLADEVMESDAARSLVAWQPLGTVLAVMPWNFPFWQVFRFAAPALMAGNTALLKHASNVPRCALAIEEVFHDAGFPAGVFQTLMIGAPRVADVIRDRRVHAVTLTGSEPAGRAVAAVAGEMLKKTVLELGGSDPFVVLEDADLDLTVEQAVASRFMNAGQSCIAAKRFIVVEPVAEAFLGRFREAVRALRPGDPSSDATTLAPMAREDLRDALHAQVRDSIAAGAVPLEGCEPVPGKGMWYRASILDRVAPGMPAYEEEMFGPVAAVIRARDEDDAVRIANDTRFGLGGSVWTRDTARGEALARRLACGCAFVNGLVKSDPRLPFGGIKDSGYGRELSLLGIREFVNAKTIWIR; this is translated from the coding sequence ATGGATTCCGTGAATCCGGCCAACGGCTCCGTACTGGGCCGTTTTGACACCTGGGATGCGCCGCGTGTCAGCAAGGCTCTGGACCTTGCCGGGCGCGCCGCCCCGGAATGGGCGCGCATGGATATTGCGGACCGCGGCACGTTGCTGCGCCGGGCGGGCGAGGTGCTGCGCCAGCGTCAGGCGCATTTCTCGCAGATCATTACCCAGGAGATGGGCAAACTGGCCGCGGAGGCGTACGCGGAGATCGACAAGTGCGCCAGGGTCTGCGATTACTACGCGGAAGAAGCCCCGCGCTTTCTGGCCGACGAGGTGATGGAATCCGACGCGGCGCGGTCGCTGGTGGCATGGCAGCCGCTGGGCACCGTGCTGGCGGTGATGCCCTGGAATTTCCCCTTCTGGCAGGTGTTTCGTTTCGCCGCCCCGGCGCTCATGGCGGGCAATACGGCCCTGCTCAAGCACGCATCCAACGTGCCCCGCTGCGCGCTGGCCATCGAGGAGGTGTTTCACGACGCAGGATTTCCCGCAGGCGTGTTCCAGACCCTCATGATCGGCGCCCCCCGCGTGGCTGACGTGATCCGCGACCGGCGGGTTCACGCGGTCACCCTGACCGGGAGCGAACCGGCGGGCCGAGCCGTGGCGGCGGTGGCCGGCGAGATGCTCAAGAAGACCGTCCTGGAGTTGGGCGGCTCGGACCCCTTCGTCGTGCTGGAGGACGCGGACCTGGATCTCACCGTGGAACAGGCGGTGGCCTCGCGCTTCATGAACGCGGGCCAGAGTTGCATCGCCGCCAAGCGATTCATCGTGGTGGAGCCGGTGGCCGAGGCCTTTCTGGGCCGTTTCCGGGAAGCGGTGCGTGCCCTCCGGCCCGGAGACCCCTCCAGCGACGCCACCACCCTCGCCCCCATGGCCCGCGAGGACCTGCGCGACGCGTTGCATGCGCAGGTGCGTGACTCCATCGCCGCCGGTGCCGTGCCGCTGGAAGGCTGCGAACCCGTGCCCGGCAAGGGGATGTGGTACCGGGCATCCATTCTCGATCGGGTCGCCCCGGGCATGCCGGCGTACGAGGAGGAGATGTTCGGTCCCGTGGCGGCCGTCATCCGCGCCCGGGACGAGGACGACGCAGTGCGGATCGCCAACGACACCCGCTTCGGACTGGGTGGCAGCGTCTGGACCCGGGATACTGCCCGCGGGGAGGCCCTGGCCCGCCGTCTCGCCTGCGGCTGCGCCTTCGTCAACGGCCTGGTGAAGAGCGATCCCCGGCTGCCGTTCGGCGGCATCAAGGATTCCGGCTACGGCCGTGAGCTCTCCCTGCTGGGTATCCGCGAATTCGTCAACGCCAAGACGATCTGGATCCGCTAG
- a CDS encoding DedA family protein, with protein sequence MSVAGFAGDTVERMSYLGLGVSMLAVAPEFLMPFAGFLAHQGNLHLLGVIIAGSLGGTLGSTILYLIARRVGEQRVRRFFQRRGRFLLLRESDLDVVLGVFERHGEWLVLVGRFVPTVRSLVSLPAGLLPMPFPRFLLFTLAGTTLWCAALSVGGYLLGVQWRVLEKWLGFYGTTAVSLVVLAVAGFTLYRLKEFVYEQR encoded by the coding sequence ATGAGCGTCGCCGGATTCGCCGGTGATACGGTGGAGCGGATGAGCTACCTGGGCCTCGGGGTATCCATGCTGGCGGTGGCTCCCGAGTTTCTCATGCCCTTTGCCGGCTTTCTGGCGCATCAGGGCAACCTGCACCTGTTGGGCGTGATCATCGCCGGCAGCCTGGGCGGCACCCTGGGCTCGACCATTCTTTATCTGATCGCCCGCCGCGTGGGCGAGCAACGCGTGCGGCGTTTCTTTCAGCGCCGGGGACGGTTCCTGCTGCTGCGTGAATCGGACCTGGACGTGGTCCTCGGCGTCTTTGAGCGGCATGGTGAATGGCTGGTACTGGTCGGCCGCTTCGTGCCCACGGTGCGAAGCCTCGTTTCCCTGCCGGCGGGCCTGCTTCCCATGCCGTTTCCGCGGTTCCTGCTGTTCACCCTGGCGGGTACGACCCTGTGGTGCGCGGCGCTCTCCGTTGGCGGTTACCTGCTCGGTGTGCAGTGGCGCGTGCTGGAGAAATGGCTCGGATTCTACGGCACGACCGCCGTCTCGCTGGTGGTGCTGGCGGTGGCGGGGTTCACCCTGTACCGCTTGAAGGAATTCGTCTACGAGCAGCGCTAG